The sequence CCTCATGAGGCAGTTGGCAAGAATAATTAGTGTTTGTGAAATGTCCAAATACTTCAACAATGAGCACTACAGAGAAAGGGAGATAACAAAAGGCACTAAATTTCTGATACTGGACATCTTGTGCTCTGAAAACACCTGCtaagagtattcatctacaaagAACAAAACTCAGTTTTGGTATATCCTAGCTTTGAAACATTTTCAAACACAGTTTGCTGGTGTAAATTCCCTGTGGAAATGATTTAGAATTTAAAAAAGGCAATCTGAAACAAGATAAATCCCATGGTGTGAATTGCACTGGAAAAGTGAAAGATCCACAACTGACTATATCACCGAAACAAGAGTCCAGAATGGAATGTCACCTAGTTTATGTAGCCTGGTGGTGGAGgggaaaggaggaaacacaagTACACATACACACACCTCCCCTTTGCCTGGGGTTTCAAGGATACTTGCTGCTACAGCAAGAGGGAGAACTTATTACTATTAAATAATAACTAGGGCAAAAATTGTCTTACAGATAATGCTTGCATGTACCAGTCCTCTACCTCTGGTTTGTCATTACTACCTATCAGCTCCTAACCAATTTTTATTAACATAACCAATGACCTTAAACTCATTCTTACAGAGGCTTATAAAAACACCACTGCCAAAACTTGTGACTGCATTAGCAATCCCAACAGAAAACCCAAGGAACTAAAGAGCATGAACTGCTCTCCATGCCACAGCAATGGTTACAATCCTGTGGTGGGGAAACAGAGATGCCTGCACTGCAGACACTCAGTGTGTCAGGGTATTAGGAAAGAACAGCTACTTGATATGTAAATAATTCCCCCACATTTTAGACAAATTTCAGAGCATATTTATGCTTCTTGCAGCTACTAGCTTTTCTTCATGTTGTCAGCAGACTTGGAACAGCTAACTGAGACTCTGTGGAACTTTTGGGACAAATTAGGCTACATCAGCATACATTACCATGCCAGTGACTGTTGCTTGCCAGGTCTTGCACAGCCTGCAGTCGGGTTGCTTTGTCTTCTGACTGAGTTCTCTTTAAGAGAAGCCATAAGGCACACTCATGATCTTCTCCATCAAAGGTACTGAATTGTTCTTTGACCAGGAAACAAATGAAATCCAAGTTATTATTAATGAGCATTTTAAGCAGAAACATTACCATTAGTGGAGTATGGAAATATGTAGTTTTTAAATACTTGAGCATTACTTGTTCCCAGTAATTTAGAGTGTAAATTAGTACACTCTAAATTAGTACAATGAACAAGGACAGAATGACATCAGTAAAATGCTGATCCTAAAATGTTGAGATAGTCTCATTTTAGTGGCACCAAGTTGATATTTCATGTATCTACATGACAGACACAACCCCTGGCTGGCACTTACCAACCAGAGTTACCAGCAGGAGCTGCAAATTATTAGCAACTCTTGAGGCTCTGACCTTGAAGAATTAATTTCATAAGATGACAGTGGAAATGCACACTGCTATAATCATTTAACAGAGAGTGAAATGAGAATAGACAATATGCCTCAGGAGCAGAGTTTCTGATAGGAATGGAAATTCTTGTTTCAAATTACTTGAAAAAGCAGTAACGCTGATCCAAAAAACTGTGCTGCTTTCAGTTAATACTGTCAATTTTGATGAAAGCATACATACTTTTCTAGAATGAGATTTTGAGAGTATTTCATCCCACAAACACCTTTTTTACACAAAAATGATATCAAATATTAACTTGGTATCTTAAATTTTAAATCACTTCTGgaacaaggaaaaaaacaaccctcAAATATCCTCATAGCCATCACTTTCACTTActttaagaaaataaattattctaaTACACAGAAAATAGACAACTGACTGATAATCCATATAAATATAGAAATTGTAAGCTATATTATCACAATTTCAAGGACCAAAGAACATGTTAACTTTGTAAGAAAAAATGTTTTACTTCCTAATTGCCCTACTTCTTACTGTTAAAAAATAATAACCATAGATAAAGTCCTACTTTCAATACCTACCACTAAAAGATGTCCGGAAGATTTTAGCTTCTTTTTCTAGAATTCTCCTCACTGCTTTATGGATTTCTTTTCTGGCTCTGTATGTAATTCCTACAAGAGTATTGTTATATTACTGGAAGTCTAAAAGACAGTTCCCTCACCTCACATTTTGTAAATATATGGAAAAAgaaatatacatacatatacatatagaCATTGTATAAGGAGAATTATTTGATATATAGAGAACTATGTATAGAAAGAaccatcttaaaaaaaaccccaaaccagtcaGCAGCTTGAAATAAATTTGGTGACATTTCTTGGTAACAGATTTCAGGAAATATAACTTTACTTGTTATATAAGGGTGACCTCCAGAAACATTCTACTCTCTTAGAATTCTGTTTTTAGAACTCAAACAATTATGCATCTTACCTTGATATTCACTTGGGCTTAGAGAAGCTGTACGTACGTATATATAGGATTTCAGTTTTTCTTGATGTAGAGCTTGAGTATCGATTTTCAGTAACTTATTTAAGGACAGGACTTGATAGGTAATGAATACAAAgcctctttaaagaaaaaaaactgcATATGAATATCAACTAAAACAACATAATGAAAAAAATTAGCAATCACACTGGCATAAAGAATAAAGATTTTACAAAATACATAATAGTCTGTAGATTATCTTGATTTAGCAAAGTGGAGAAAAGGCTATAAAATACTTGAAATTAGTTATAACTATCAGAAATTGTGCTTCAAGACTATATTCTACCATGTCTAATGTCCCCTAATACTATCACATTTTTTGAAAGATATACATATTAAAATTTAACCATATCTTTAAGTTACATATATGTTCATTGGTTACAACTTACCCCAGTATAAGTGATCCAGTTACCTTTGCAACTTTTCCttgaaaaaatcaaaaccaaatgtCAAACAAAGTTGTGTGCATCACCTCAATATAAGCACAGTTACCATTTGATTATCAGACAGTAAGAATACAAATCATTAAGAACAAGCTTTAGAAAAAAATTCTATTGCTCTCTAGCTTTCAAGAAATTATTAACCAAACTTTACAACTGGAGAAACATTACTTGATTCAGATTTCCTGCTCTCCTAAGCAAGATGATAAAACATGTATCCTGACAGTGCCATTTACTTTGAATATTGCTACCTCTCAATTGCATGCACTGCTCAGCTATCAGAAACAACAGTGAACTTTCTCTACCTGCAACACTAGCAGTGATTTGGAACTCAAAATCATTTTAAGGAGTTAACGTTTTCCTACATGTTGCAGCTATTTCTTCAGTGTATATTACCACATACAGGACTATGTATGTTTTTGAGAAGTCCTACAGAGTCTCCATAAgcaaatacatttaaaaaaataattcaattGAATCGAATCTATAAAGCAAACAGATAATACATGCTGTTTGCAACAATTTGCCTTTTAAATAAAACTATTCCTTCCAGATTTCAGCTACTTTGTATCTACAAAGTCCATCTGATTATCTGGATATAAGGATCTCTATCCAGAGAAATACTTATTACCAGCAGCAGCAAACCCACTGTAACACATCTCACCTATCATGAATAATTTCTTTTCCTCAGCATGAATTGGGAGACTTGCCCCACAACCACTGCTATCAGCTTCCATCTTTGTGAGGCCATAAGAATTTTGCATGCAGACAAGAGGCATCAGCTACATGTTAAAGAAATAACTGGCAGAGaagtttgaaaaagaaaaaaaatgcaatgcTTCCTGTAGAGCAGAAATTGAAATATCCTATCTTTAATGCTCAGAAATAAATTTCAGAACTGTAAGAATTGTCATTATATGCTGAAGACACCAAAGAAAATGGAGACTAAGCAGATCTTgaagtaaaaaaggaaaaagaaataatagaAACAAGTTTTATTCACTGTTTATGACTGTAACTATTTCATGGCTCTAGAGACTACAAAAAAATCAGATACAAGTGGAATTGAAGATAGTTTAAGGAGATCACATTTAGTTAGGGAAAGACCCTCATCTAGcgttcatatctgttcccagctAATCTGCTGGTGTCATATTACATATCACCATGCAAAGCAAGGTCAGAAGCAGAGAGCAGGAACAAACAGAAGCTTTTAATCACTAAGCATTCAAGGGCTTAAAACTTCAGTATTGTTTAATTAAGCGTGGTGTCATGTCATTCCTTTTTATTAACACTTCAGATCAATACATAATGAACTCTACTTACTGATGTCATACCAGGGTAGGCGTTTTTTTGTGGTTGGACCAGAAGTTCCTATTTTTCTGTAGCAAAATACACAATAAGCAGCCACTGACATTCTGCATAttgagggggaaagaaaaaaaaagtaatgattgATTTGAAAATTACAGCAGAAATTCTGTAGCATTTTTTCCCTGACTTTTTACAGCAAAGGTCATGACGGGAAAGGTCATAATAAACCATGTTTGTGTCATTTCACTCCATATAAAGCACTCTGGCTAAAGAACTCAATAAATTTCTCAAATTATGGGCTGAATAATGGGCTGACTTTCAATTATAAGAGAAGTTTAAAGCAGTTTTTTTATCAATTATGTTACTGTTCATTTTAGTGACTTAGTATCTCCAATTAACTTCTCTGCTTCTAAGTTTCCTTTCCTACTTCTTAGTCACTCTTCCCTAAATACCAGATATGGTCCTTTCTCCATCAAGACATTACTCAGTATGACACGAGCTTTAATACAACTTGGTAACCAACCCCTTTTAAAAGTTCATCATTTATTGTGTTGGCAAGTTTTATTTTGACTAACAAGAATTAAAGAGCTACTACATTAAAACTAACACTTTTTGCATACAGTGCAGAAGTAACATGAAACTCCTATCTTCTAAGTGAAATTTTAGTGTCTGCATTGGTGCAATTATACTAACTGAAATATTGAGTTAATGTGTTTATAAGGATGGAAAAACACACCAGTATCTCTCAAATATGGATCAAATTCTTGTCAAATAAGCTCAATTTGACACAATCACAACTCAAAATGATAAAATGTCACATGTGTAAACCTGATGCTGAAATATGGAAGCCTAATTAAATTCAATTACCTCCTTGAATTTAAGGTAATCTCTGCAGACCAAGAAAAGTGTTTACATCACTTTTATCCTCAGTGTCCAACATCTGGACAAGGGAACTCTTTTGGTGTCCTTCCTTTAACATGTCTTCCCTCTTCTCTTATTTCCCCAAAAGTTTTGATTTTTCCCTTCTGTCTTGCTTGTGTTTGGGAGATTTTTGAAAAACAACAGCATTACCCCAGCATTGTCAAAATCACTGCAGACTGCTTTTTGACTTGTCATTTCAACACTGTTTATCCTTTCACTTCAACAGAGCACAACACACTATGAAACACTTTTAAGACTTTGACCATCAGTCCTCTACAGACACCTCTCCTGCCTCCAAATTCCTTGTCTCATGACAGCTCCTTTACCACCTTTACTCCCAGAATCACAGTACTCacatgtcacagacatattttatgaaaaacctTGTGTCAGGATCTTTTCTcctaagaagctgagaagcttcagcttctccatgttttgctgctttggaatgtgatttggagaattgttttcccagcatgtgaaattgtttttacttgatgaccaatgacagccaccagTCAAGGCTGtcagcagtcacaagattttattatcattccattacTTTCTAttgcttgctagccttctgatgaaatccttccttctattcttttagtatagcttcaatgtatctttttcttttaatagatatcataaaataataaatcagccttctgaaacatggagtcaagattctcatctcttccctcgtcctgggacccctgtgaacaccaccacactcaCATTTACTCTTCTCTCTAACCACAGTCTGAAATAAACATGTGGTTCAGTGACAGCAGGTGCCACAATTGCTAAGATTTCAAACATGCACTACAAACACAGGAGGACAAAGTGAGCACCgctgctctgctgccaggagctcctgtTCAAGTCCGGGAGCAAGCACCAAATTATCAAATGTTAAGGGtctggaatggaccttaaagatcacccaatcccaacacccctgccataggcaggggaACCTCTCACCAGACCATGCTGCTCACGGCCTTATCCTGCCTGGCCTCGAACACTTCCAaggttggggcatccacaaccttCCTGAGaaatctgttccagtgtctcaccacctgcACAGCCAAGGATTTCTTtcataatatctaatctaaatgtCTCCCCTTTTCGTTTGCACCCATTACTCCCTGTCCTACACCACAGTTCCTGATTAAGTGCAGGACTTCATCAGTCTCTGGCCTCCCTGGAGGACCCCTCAGACACTGCAGGGTTACCGTGGGGTCTCCATGCAATCTCCTCTTCCCTAGGCTGAGCTGCCCCAACCTCCTCGCTCTGCTTTCACAGGGACGTGCCCCAGCCCTCCTAGCGACTTCGTGGCCCTTCTCTAGGCTTGCTCTAGCAGCTCCGTGTCCTGCCGATGCGGGGGAGCCCCGGCGCAGTCTCAGCAGAGCGGAGAGGGGGCAGGATCGCCGCCCCGCCTCAGCCGGCTGCTCTGGGGGCTGCGAGCGCGCACTGCCGGCTCTCACTGGGCTGGTCACGCTCAGGCACATGCAAATATAGCGCAAAAGGAGCCATTCCGCACCGTTTCACAGCCGGCCCAGGCAGCTCCGAGCCCCGTCCCGCACCGGGCTGCGGTCCCCACCCACCCGCCAGTCACTGCGCAGTTGGGGCgtgttaaaaaaaaagacaaaaacaccACCGCAAACCCAACTTTAAGCAATGCAACACGTAAACGGGCAAGGAGCCAGgcgagggtggctctgtgcctctTTCCAACGGGGAGGAACAGCGCACCCGTTAccctgagcctgagccccagcccgccATCCCAGCGCCCCCCGCCCGGGCCGCAACTCGCACCTTCCGCCTGCGCCGCCGCTCCCTGCGGCGGCCCCCGCACGCCGCGTGACGCCATCGCgccgccggcagccccggccAATCCGCGGGCGCTGCCGGGGGCCCGGCGCGCCTGCGCATGCGCGGGAGAGGCACTTCCGCCGACAGGGAAGCGGCACGGAAGGAGGGCGGGTGTGAGGGAGCGGATCCCGGGGAAACTGTCTGTGTGCGGCGGCGGTGAGGGAGCGGATCTCGGGAAACTGTCTGTGTGCGGCGGAGGTGAGGGAAGGGATCTCGGGAAACTGTCTGTGTGCGGCGGAGGTGAGGGAGCGGATCTCGGGAAACTGTCTGTGTGCGGCGGAGGTGAGGGAAGGGATCTCGGGAAACTGTCTGTGTGCGGCGGCGGTGAGGGAAGGGATCTCGGGAAACTGTCTGTGTGCGGCGGAGGTGAGGGAGAGGATCCCGGGGAAACTGTCTGTGTGCGGCGGAGGTGAGGGAGCGGGTCCCGGGGAAACTGTCTGTGTGCGGCGGAGGTGAGGGAGCGGACCGGAGCCCCCGGGGACCTCTCTGCCCAAGGCGGAGGTGACGGGCAGGATGtaccagcagctcctctggggaGTAGCGTTGTCGTAAAGGGTCTTTGAGTTTAACCGAGGCGTTGTTTGTTTGGATTTGTGTGTTTGGGGCGTGTTGTGCTTTCAGATTTCCTGTGGTCGCCAGTGCTGTTATAGATGATGATATAATACTGGTTTTCGCATTTATAGATTAGCTTTTTGCATCACAGGTAGTTTGATACGGTACAATTTATACTTAGTTTAACTGCTTTTGTATACTGTAGCCTGTCAGTTTGTGTTTGCACTGTATAGTTCATATGAATACGAATAGTGTGATAAATATGCTATATCGTAAGCTTTAGCAAACTGTTAAAATAGAGACTAAAATCCTTCTATGTAGATAACTCAGAGAATGGTGTAAAGCAATTATGTTGTTTCTTACATCTGCGGACTGGCTTCCGCAAGTGATGACAGTGACAGAAAACAGCATAACAATCTGGGAAGGATTTATTGATTATTTGCTATCAAGAAGTGTGAAACAACCGGATAGAactacaggaaaaaataaaacatatgGACCTAATCTACAGAATGTCCTGCAGACAAATCAAAGGTTAAAACCAAGCAAGAGAAACATCAAAATCTCAGAGGAACATTTGACTAATGTATAAAGTAATGGATATGCATGTAACCCCAGCAATGTAACTATATATTGACAACTTGATTTTAGGCTACCTCTGTGCTCTTTGGCCGTTTGCCAAAAgcactccagcactggaaatttgTCCTTCTTTTATCCTTTATTAAACATCTAAAAATTCTAAAGAGTGAACTCTGTTTTCACAGTGGGgtccagagcaggggctgctcttgCCAACTCTTCAGCGTTCGTGAGGGAGCCGGGAAAATGGTGAATGTCCTGAAAGGTGTTCTGGTTGAGTGGTGAGTAacaacagcctttcctgcctcccCTTGTGTCAAAGACTCTGTTTCTTTAGACCTGGAAGTAACTGAAGAGCCCAGACAAAAGGAATTATTGTGGGAAGGGTGGTACTGAACAAGCAGAGGAAAGTGCAGCCTTTGGGGGAAGAAGGAGAAGGCAATTGTAGAAAGTCTTAATGCCAAATTCCCGTTTTTCTATTCAAGCAACTGTTTTCCACTTATGTCTAACCTctttaagaaaagaaaactgCATATGAATATGGGGTAAAAAATAGGATGGTGAAGAAGTTAGCAATCACATTCTTATAAAAATCCaggtttttttcaaaatatataaCAGTCTGCAGATTATTATAATTAAGTAAAGTAGAGAAAAGGATGTAAAATACTTAAAATGAGCATCAACTATGAGAAATTATGCTTCAAAGCTATATTCTACCATGTCTGGTGGTCCCCTAATATAATCCCCCTAACATTTTTTGAAAGGTACACAAGTTAAAATTTTAGCTATGTATGTAAGTTATCTATAGGCTTGACAGGTATGACTTATCCTAGTACAAGTGATCCAGTTATCCTGGCAATTTTTCCTTGAAAATTTTAGATGCTCCCTCTTGTTCTTTGTATTGCTTGCAAACAGTTTCTTGCTGTTGTTGTTTATGAACAAAGTATTTCTCTACTGATTCTTGAGGGAGGCAAGGTAATCTTTCATTTCTcctttgctgttttgttttttttaatcagcTCTAGATTGAATTCAATGCAAGGCAAACATGTGGTTTTGTTTGTAGATCAAATTCAAAAGGAATGTGCTTGGAGCTGGTAAATGTCAGCTTTTGGTGTAGGTGCAGTGTACCTGTTTTCATATAATCTCACCTCTGGACTGAGACTCGGGCCCCTGGCTACCCCCAAAATTAAAGGAAGCCTCACTCAAGATTTGTGGGGTCGTTGTATAGCATTATGTGATGTGTAAGATTTCTGCTGTACACCTATCTCTTAATATGTTTGCAATCTATATCTGCACAAAAGCAGTTCCATACTTCCAAAATGTTTTCTTCTAAACATTTAAATTCTTGTTTAGAAGGTGGCATTGTGACTGTTCAGTTAGAGTGTGAGAAATGTATAATTCTTATGTGAGCATTCTTTGTCTGTGCTCTACTACTTGTGTGAGATCTGTGTTCTCCTCTCTTCTGGTTATCCTTATGCTTTAAGGAAACATGTTTTTATGAGGCTATTGCTGAAATCAAAAGTGTAAGTTCAGTCTTGCCTTATTAAGGGTTGGACTTTTGAGTTTTAGTTTTGGTTTGAGTGTTTTTGAAGCTGCCTTAGCAGCAGCAAACAAAATCTTCTCTGTTAATCAAGCAGAGATTGGTTCTACTCATTAGACTTTATTGCCATTTTATTTTTGTCTCTACAGTAACCAAAACTACTTGGAAAGAGACAACTTTTATTAAACAAACTGTATTTAAGCTGTGAAAAATaatttcactttttctaaacCCTTTGGGAATGCCTTTGAATGGTGTTTCTTCTGTTTGCAGCTGTACCTGTGAGTTGGGGTCTGATGTGTGTTTGTCTCTACAGTGACCCTGCAATGAAGCAGTTTCTGCTCTACTTGGATGAGTCAAATGCTTTGGGAAAGAAGTTCATCATACAAGACCTGGATGAAACTCATGTCTTTGTGTTAGCTGAGTTGGTCAACTTCCTCCAGGAGAGAGTGGGCGAGCTAATGGACCAGAACTCGTTTCCTATTACTCAGAAATGAGAAAAACCAGAGAAATGAGATTACTGCAAGTTTTGGAATAGTGAATTTCAATAGTTTGAGTTGTTCCTGTTTTAATAGATAACACTGTGGCATGTAAGTTCTACATAGAAGTGGCTACTATAGAAAATGCATCATTTTCATAGACAAA comes from Melospiza melodia melodia isolate bMelMel2 chromosome 3, bMelMel2.pri, whole genome shotgun sequence and encodes:
- the GTF2H5 gene encoding general transcription factor IIH subunit 5, giving the protein MVNVLKGVLVECDPAMKQFLLYLDESNALGKKFIIQDLDETHVFVLAELVNFLQERVGELMDQNSFPITQK